One genomic region from Henningerozyma blattae CBS 6284 chromosome 2, complete genome encodes:
- the MZM1 gene encoding Mzm1p (similar to Saccharomyces cerevisiae YDR493W; ancestral locus Anc_3.89), with protein sequence MKLHPAYRACLRSINKVFQNDIATLNKAKLQLHSTTISNANVIDKIELESKIKELSDVAIFLRRNVVQGVRDNNDPKKAFKLNITKDTELGDNDQGRKRAFTPLRTNSFKQS encoded by the coding sequence atgaaattacATCCTGCATATCGTGCTTGTCTACGATCCATCAATAAAGTTTTCCAAAATGATATAGCAACTTTAAACAAGGCAAAGTTACAATTACATTCAACAACTATCTCCAATGCAAATGTGattgataaaattgaattggaatctaaaattaaagaattatcgGACGTAGCTATTTTCTTAAGAAGAAACGTTGTTCAAGGTGTTcgtgataataatgatccAAAAAAAGCATTCAAGTTGAATATTACAAAGGATACTGAACTTGGTGATAATGATCAAGGAAGGAAAAGAGCTTTCACACCATTAAGAACAAACTCATTCAAACAGAGTTGA
- the TPT1 gene encoding tRNA 2'-phosphotransferase (similar to Saccharomyces cerevisiae TPT1 (YOL102C); ancestral locus Anc_3.88) translates to MQNNSSDAKKRDVHISKALSYLLRHGAVKENLKIDSNGYILVSDLLKHQRLKSFKTTWFDVKRIVRDNDKQRFHLKNKSSSQDDDSVENWYICATQGHSLSKVKPDENSGLLTPIILSQDEVFPTPLIHGTSVDSLFLIIKSGKLSKQKRNHIHLTTGLVDSLENINKKDDETKILSGFRNSSKILIYLKTSPIEYINDLHLLKSINGVVLTESNIPIENFEKIVIRNSKKDDVKIQKLIDLLKENNVSYEFDASCKGSL, encoded by the coding sequence ATGCAAAATAACAGTAGTGATGCAAAGAAAAGAGATGTCCATATCTCAAAAGCCCTCTCGTACCTTCTACGTCACGGTGCAGTGAAAGAAAACCTCAAGATAGATTCAAATGGGTACATTTTGGTTTCAGATCTTTTGAAACATCAAAGGTTGAAATCTTTCAAAACTACTTGGTTCGATGTTAAAAGAATCGTAAGAGACAATGATAAACAACGATTccatttgaaaaacaaatcTTCATCACAAGATGATGATAGCGTAGAAAATTGGTACATCTGTGCTACTCAAGGTCATTCATTATCAAAAGTTAAACCGGATGAAAATTCTGGTCTTTTGACACCCATCATTTTATCACAAGATGAAGTTTTCCCCACTCCCTTAATCCATGGTACTTCCGttgattctttatttttaattattaaatctgGCAAATTATCCAAACAAAAGAGAAATCACATTCATTTAACCACTGGTTTGGTCGATTCattggaaaatattaacaagaaagatgatgaaacaAAAATTCTTAGTGGGTTCCGTAATTCAAGTAAAAtcctaatttatttaaaaacatCTCCtatagaatatataaatgatttacatttattaaaatcaattaatggCGTTGTCTTAACGGAATCTAACAttccaattgaaaatttcgAGAAAATTGTCATTAGAAATTCCAAGAAAGATGACGTaaagattcaaaaattaattgatctACTGAAAGAGAATAATGTTTCCTACGAGTTTGATGCTTCTTGTAAGGGGAGTTTGTAA
- the RSM28 gene encoding mitochondrial 37S ribosomal protein mS46 RSM28 (similar to Saccharomyces cerevisiae RSM28 (YDR494W); ancestral locus Anc_3.87) has translation MRATRRLYSSGLSQDFLDQLLKKANEAIEANIAKKNANPRPKRNNNYRNQSSPYNKKYAKRRPNNTTSNSNRPVNSYNNNNELLQSQPLNSQPQFNKNSTSNAMSKNDETISNAMEILSSDVNTTTQPRRSFTNMQSQRTNSNNRITFRNNRTNSYKNKNSGNNYNNTQRKYPVKKSFVPEVPKAFVPFNPTTLSLLPYYSNIPINNNNTKTLNTIKSLLTYNNMSISLNSNGNTANSMKIKTFNDQQRPYLSKNMLLQKISKSEASKSNTNALGPFEINNEIIATNYTGKPTTLPAVKVDDFKGNSKELYWNYNVVKRNVEKLKNLDQEKKIKFINVCSGLNDIKTIL, from the coding sequence ATGCGTGCTACAAGAAGATTGTACTCTAGTGGATTATCACAAGATTTCTTGGATCAGCTTCTTAAAAAGGCTAATGAAGCTATTGAAGCTAAtattgcaaaaaaaaatgccaACCCAAGACCTAaacgtaataataactatAGGAATCAAAGTTCTCCTTACAATAAGAAATATGCCAAAAGAAGACCAAATAATACCACGAGTAATTCAAATAGACCCGTTAACtcatataataataataatgaattactCCAATCTCAACCATTGAACTCTCAACcacaatttaataaaaattcaaccTCTAATGCTATGTCTAAAAACGATGAAACAATTTCTAATGCAATGGAAATCTTAAGTTCAGATGTAAATACAACTACACAACCACGAAGATCATTTACTAACATGCAATCTCAAAGaaccaattcaaataatagaattacgtttagaaataatagaaCTAATagttataaaaataaaaactctggtaataattataataatacccAAAGGAAGTACCCTGTTAAAAAGAGTTTTGTACCAGAAGTTCCAAAAGCTTTTGTTCCATTTAATCCAACTACATTATCTTTACTACCTTATTATTCTAATATTCCAatcaacaataacaatactaaaactttaaatacaattaaatcattattaacttataataatatgtcAATATCGTTAAATTCTAATGGCAATACTGCAAACTCGATGAAAATCAAGACTTTTAATGATCAACAAAGACCTTATTTGAGTAAAAATATGcttttacaaaaaatttcaaaaagtGAAGCTTCTAAGTCGAATACTAATGCTTTAGGGCCATTTGAAATAAacaatgaaattattgCCACGAATTATACTGGTAAACCAACTACTCTTCCTGCTGTTAAAGTGGACGACTTTAAGGGAAATTCCAAAGAATTGTATTGGAATTATAACGTAGTGAAAAGAAATGTTGAAAAacttaaaaatttagatcaagagaaaaaaataaaattcatcAACGTTTGTTCTGGTttgaatgatattaaaactaTTTTATGA
- the VPS3 gene encoding CORVET complex subunit VPS3 (similar to Saccharomyces cerevisiae VPS3 (YDR495C); ancestral locus Anc_3.86), producing the protein MARKNKKNQSQSRNKDKNKSLNQEERGKTTDNEDQKIEKKVVITKPTDNDDDNDDNYDDDDDDNDDAVSHVTNRKEDKTAETIDVSTLPDESTEDHSNDYDNGSSTIITGSSSVNLQLLNDSSSNSMPQILVSTSNDSGNRNVPYNITKDSITFSEDRSSGIERDISTVDFLESSDTVDQKEFGESLKEIEYDSNEDSLYLSKESNIIDLNEQKKGKIQKEDYYDEKMKEFADSTTHERQESKNVFSEAATEKHLENKKEEEIGEDEDSSKEESAPYSFVSQEESTNPDSGEVTAEIQARSKSDSVSSKKGESLQTIAEIPSNDVSDRDTINKLTEEENNEDYDKSVIRTFKSTDSKDTPKPNNSDDLVEPGNNNNNNNSYDPDVSNIAAQADQNDSPRSSTKVEKQLGSAKEQVEDSTISHRLTNQDNDTLKRDDHMELESGKEEVIEPVIEPELSRSEGPFKYYQIISDLPKDMKYTCLDAYQGNIYLGTTEGDLLHYFEIEPNNYILVSQTKFDQNKNSPIDRFLFLPKIERALVLSGGKLTLFLLPEFAPAPNIPNIGNVNDITLKSYSEKTSGYSVYAFKNGGFIVLRISEKSMISSKKYDLKGVTKGAAHDSILMVSRDNTYEIIDTGLDETIQLFRVSENKDLMKPIILSFNDSEFLIVSGGTSIEDTAMGLVVDHHGNIVHGTLILDRYPKNIVIKFPYLFIDYGQREISVYNVSSNEEPILLQTLKSTGKSLSICESSEVFNGFINKDLKNKVMNFLVQKPIYFQGNEYPSSNLYDETTSGDEDISNNIQKQKSHIENIFEKKSSLAIYGDLGVHILSVETPLLRFDDINDQQSHEIKKYIQDTQSEKNSPFKQLENRYLLTLRLILLLNFEEIIDENVIKKWCKYIKKVNILLLFYIFNLKVYGDIWCYTGLQDLVFTVKEQKVVESKCPTIIKILKGLGEFVKLQREKIESAQSKKKDVNIIQANDLFYKNYTNIKKTIDMAIVNLSLEKDEKLTLKKYAFDVDNFKDIIDIVENSKSEKQEEFLLQIYKLTGNISKALELLQKQKKYIDLLNYIEANIIEINRAYKEDEIVNEFVFIISGLGDDIKTSTIESILSLLTICNIKRDRLIMKLEDNVEIKVFILEEMGIEDNNERTFMLEYYIVKLEKEMKDQNLWESIGIWLSEYSNDLNYNKKKIEEYLKIKMESSETDFGEFLIIFNNICNVCFSEKDRTKEDEDDREEIEFISKFYKCIKKIDINHILSLLMCFKLTNNNYRNDLLSNEEIFKIKYDYFDFIGVEDFISKDNLLKILKNYIDIHDKINRFRNINKFLKRNYNCFKDDPNLLLEILKIIPKDIPLKLVGDLLYYITRKYETNRTEQTIKKELLKSEIQQYNDIIKCLTDGTNSMH; encoded by the coding sequence ATGGCTagaaaaaacaagaaaaatcaaagccaatcaagaaataaagacaagaataaatcattaaatcaAGAAGAAAGGGGAAAAACTACTGACAATGAAGACCAAAAGATAGAGAAAAAAGTAGTTATTACTAAACCTactgataatgatgatgataatgatgataattatgatgatgatgatgatgataatgatgatgctGTATCCCATGTTACAAATCGTAAAGAAGATAAAACAGCGGAAACAATAGATGTAAGCACTCTCCCGGATGAATCCACTGAAGATCATAGTAATGATTATGATAATGGTTCttcaacaataataacgGGTTCAAGTTCAGTAAACTTACagttattaaatgatagTTCATCCAATAGTATGCCTCAAATTTTAGTGAGTACAAGTAATGATTCTGGAAATAGAAATGTCCCTTACAATATTACAAAAGATAGCATAACATTTAGTGAAGATAGATCTTCTGGAATTGAAAGAGATATATCAACCGTAGACTTCCTAGAGAGTTCTGATACCGTTGACCAGAAAGAATTTGGAGAAAGCTTAAAAGAGATTGAGTATGATTCTAATGAGGATTCActttatttatcaaaagaatcaaatattattgacTTAAATGAACAGAAAAAAGGTAAAATACAGAAAGAAGACTAttatgatgaaaaaatgaaagaatTTGCTGATTCAACAACTCATGAACGTCAAGAATCAAAAAACGTATTTTCTGAAGCAGCAACTGAAAAacatttagaaaataaaaaggaagaagaaatagGGGAAGACGAAGATTCTTCAAAAGAAGAATCGGCTCCATACTCATTTGTTAGTCAAGAAGAAAGTACCAATCCTGATTCTGGTGAAGTTACCGCAGAAATTCAAGCTCGTTCAAAATCAGATTCTGTTTCAAGCAAAAAAGGTGAAAGTTTACAGACAATTGCTGAAATACCGTCAAATGATGTATCCGATAGAGatacaataaataaactcacggaagaagaaaataatgaagattatGATAAATCAGTAATAAGGACATTTAAATCAACAGATAGTAAAGATACCCCTAAACCAAATAATTCTGATGATTTAGTCGAACCGggcaataataataataataataatagttatGATCCCGATGTAAGTAATATTGCTGCTCAAGCTGATCAAAATGATAGCCCACGATCAAGTACAAAAGTTGAAAAACAGCTTGGTTCAGCCAAAGAACAAGTAGAGGATTCTACAATTTCTCATAGATTGACTAATCAAGATAATGACACACTAAAAAGGGACGATCATATGGAGCTAGAATCAGGCAAAGAGGAAGTCATAGAGCCCGTTATAGAGCCTGAATTATCTAGATCAGAAGGGccattcaaatattatcaaataattagCGATTTACCCAAAGATATGAAGTATACTTGTTTAGATGCATACCAAGGAAATATCTACTTAGGTACCACAGAGGGTGATTtacttcattattttgaaatagaaCCAAATAACTATATATTGGTCTCACAAACTAAATTcgatcaaaataaaaatagccCAATTGATaggtttttatttttaccaaaAATTGAAAGGGCTTTAGTTCTCTCAGGTGGAAAACTGACATTATTTCTCTTGCCTGAATTTGCGCCTGCCCCTAATATCCCAAATATTGGTAACGTTAACGATATTACATTAAAATCGTATTCTGAGAAAACAAGCGGCTATTCAGTTTATGCATTTAAAAACGGTGGTTTCATTGTCTTGAGAATATCAGAAAAGTCGATGATTTCTTCCAAAAAATACGACTTAAAAGGAGTCACGAAGGGGGCTGCCCATGATAGTATCTTAATGGTATCTCGAGATAATACATACGAAATTATAGATACCGGTTTGGATGAGACAATTCAACTATTTAGAGTAagtgaaaataaagatcTAATGAAACCTATTATTCTAAGCTTTAATGATAGTGAATTCTTGATTGTCTCGGGAGGCACTTCAATAGAAGATACTGCAATGGGATTAGTTGTTGATCATCATGGTAATATTGTTCACGGGACTCTTATTTTGGATAGATATCCAAAGAATATTGTAATTAAATTCCCTTACCTTTTTATTGATTATGGTCAACGAGAAATATCAGTTTATAATGTCTCATCCAATGAAGAACCAATTTTACTACAAACATTGAAATCAACCGGTAAAAGTTTATCTATATGTGAAAGTTCAGAAGTATTCAATGGGTTCATTAATAAGGACTTAAAGAACAAAGTCATGAATTTTCTAGTGCAAAAACCAATTTATTTCCAAGGTAATGAATACCCTTCATCTAATCTGTATGATGAAACTACTAGTGGCGATGaagatatttctaataatatacagAAACAAAAGTCtcatattgaaaatatattcgaaaaaaaatcatcattAGCAATTTATGGTGATTTAGGTGTGCATATACTTTCCGTTGAAACTCCACTTTTGAGATTTGACGATATAAATGATCAGCAAAGTCAtgaaattaagaaatatatacaaGACACTCAGAGTGAGAAAAATTCACCATTTAAGCAATTGGaaaatagatatttattaactCTAAGACTAATTTtactattaaattttgaagaaattatagATGAAAATGTAATTAAGAAGTGGtgcaaatatataaaaaaagtaaatatattattgctcttttatatctttaatCTCAAAGTATATGGTGATATATGGTGCTATACGGGATTACAGGATTTGGTATTTACAGTGAAGGAGCAAAAAGTGGTAGAAAGTAAATGCCCAaccattattaaaattttgaaaggTTTAGGTGAATTTGTTAAACTACAACGTGAGAAAATCGAATCAGCtcaatcaaaaaaaaaggatgttaatattattcaagcGAATGATTTATTCTATAAGAATTATACTAACATTAAGAAGACTATTGACATGGCAATCGTTAATCTAAGTTTagaaaaagatgaaaaattaactctaaaaaaatatgcaTTTGATGTTGACAactttaaagatattattgatattgtaGAAAATAGTAAGAGTGAAAAACAAGAAGagtttcttcttcagatttataaattaactGGGAACATTAGTAAAGCGTTGGAATTATTACAGAagcaaaagaaatatattgatttattgaattatattgaggcaaatataatagaaataaatagaGCATATAAAGAGGATGAAATAGTTAAcgaatttgtttttattattagtggGTTGGGCGATGATATCAAAACATCTACAATAGAAAGTATTCTAAGTTTATTGACCATATGcaatataaaaagagaTAGGTTAATAATGAAGCTAGAGGATAACGtagaaattaaagtttttatATTAGAAGAAATGGGTATTGAGGACAATAATGAAAGAACTTTTATGCTCGAATACTACATAgtaaaattggaaaaagaGATGAAAGATCAAAATTTGTGGGAAAGTATTGGTATTTGGTTATCAGAATATAGCAATGATCTTAActataataagaaaaaaatagaggaatatttgaagatcAAAATGGAGAGTAGTGAAACAGATTTTGGTgaatttcttattattttcaataatatatgCAATGTTTGCTTTTCAGAGAAAGATCGTActaaagaagatgaagatgatcgggaagaaatagaatttattagTAAGTTCTATAaatgtattaaaaaaattgatattaatcATATTTTATCGTTATTAATGTGCTTTAAattaactaataataattatagaaaTGATCTCTTAAGCAATGAAGagattttcaaaataaaatatgattattttgattttattgGTGTCGAAGATTTCATTAGTAAAGacaatcttttaaaaatattaaagaattatattgatattcacgataaaattaatagattcagaaatattaataaatttttaaaacgaaattataattgttttaaagatgatcctaatttattacttgaaatattgaagataataCCTAAGGATATCCCACTAAAATTAGTAGGCGATTTACTCTATTACATTACAAGAAAATATGAAACTAATAGAACTGAACAAACTATTAAAAAggaattattgaaaagtGAAATTCAGCaatataatgatattatcaaatgtTTAACTGATGGAACTAATAGTATGCATTGA
- the TBLA0B08310 gene encoding sugar porter family MFS transporter (similar to Saccharomyces cerevisiae ITR1 (YDR497C) and ITR2 (YOL103W); ancestral locus Anc_3.84), with protein sequence MSDPYNHEGKRLEETYQNEIDDDSIQEYSHHPHNTNNNNLAMFEEDEDVQIHEPSNHGSKFLSRLKFNRKHSSFDDDDVVELIAEQHHRKSTIDNGFQYATDPKKSLESDRIMIKPINDEDDTSIMITFNQKISPFIIILTFVASISGFMFGYDTGYISSALLSINKDLDNKILTYGEKEYITAATSLGALITSIGAGTAADVFGRKPCLMFSNVMFVVGAILQISSHTFWQMCAGRLIMGFGVGIGSLISPLFISEIAPKMIRGRLTVINSLCLTGGQLIAYGCGAGFNYVNNGWRILVGLSLIPTVIQFTCFLFLPDTPRYYVMKGNLDKAAAVLRRSYTDAPDELIDQKVEELMELNSSIEGKNTPEKIWNTIKALHTIPSNFRALIIGCGLQAIQQFTGWNSLMYFSGTIFETVGFSNSSAVSIIVSGTNFIFTLVAFFCIDKIGRRVILLIGLPGMTVSLVMCSIAFHFIGITFTGNDATVANGGFSSWGIVIIVFIIVFAAFYALGIGTVPWQQSELFPQNVRGMGTSYATATNWAGSLVISSTFLTMLQNITPTGTFAFFAGLCFVSTWFCYFCYPELSGLELEEVQSLLKDGFNIKASKALAKKRKQQAAQREHTDPILKYEPTQEVIEL encoded by the coding sequence ATGTCGGACCCTTATAACCATGAGGGCAAACGTTTGGAAGAAACATATCAAAATGAAATAGATGATGATTCTATTCAAGAGTATAGCCATCATCCTCATAATaccaacaacaacaatttgGCTATgtttgaagaagatgaagatgttCAAATACATGAACCATCAAATCATGGCTCCAAGTTTTTGTCGAGGTTGAAATTCAATAGAAAGCATAGTTCATTCGATGATGACGATGTCGTCGAGCTTATAGCTGAACAACACCATAGAAAGAGCACGATCGACAATGGGTTCCAATATGCTACAGATCCAAAGAAAAGTTTGGAGTCGGATAGAATCATGATCAAACCGATTAATGATGAAGACGACACTTCCATTATGATTACGTTCAACCAAAAGATTTCTCcattcatcatcatcttgaCCTTTGTGGCTTCTATCTCCGGGTTCATGTTTGGTTATGATACTGGTTATATCTCTTCGGCTCTTTTATCAATCAATAAGGATTTAGACAACAAGATCTTGACCTACGGTGAAAAAGAATACATCACTGCTGCTACTTCTCTCGGGGCTTTGATTACAAGTATCGGTGCAGGTACAGCTGCTGATGTGTTTGGTAGAAAACCATGTTTAATGTTTTCCAATGTCATGTTTGTTGTTGGTGCAATTTTACAAATCTCTTCTCATACTTTTTGGCAAATGTGTGCCGGTAGATTGATTATGGGGTTCGGGGTAGGTATTGGGTCTTTAATCTCTCCTCTTTTCATCAGTGAAATTGCTCCAAAGATGATCCGTGGTAGATTGACAGTTATCAATTCTTTGTGTCTAACAGGTGGTCAATTGATTGCTTATGGTTGCGGTGCTGGTTTCAACTATGTCAATAATGGTTGGAGAATCCTTGTGGGGCTTTCTTTGATTCCAACCGTTATCCAATTCACTTGTTTCTTATTCTTACCAGACACTCCAAGATATTACGTTATGAAGGGCAATTTGGATAAAGCAGCTGCAGTCTTGCGTAGATCTTATACTGATGCTCCTGATGAATTGATTGATCAAAAAGTCGAGGAATTGATGGAATTGAATAGCTCGATAGAGGGGAAAAACACTCCTGAAAAGATTTGGAATACCATCAAGGCTTTACATACTATCCCATCCAATTTCAGAGCTTTAATTATCGGCTGTGGGTTACAAGCCATTCAACAATTCACCGGTTGGAATTCTTTAATGTATTTCTCGGGTACCATCTTTGAAACTGTTGGGTTTTCCAATTCTTCTGCAGTTTCCATCATTGTTTCAGGTAcaaatttcatctttacaCTTGTAGCTTTCTTTTGCATCGATAAAATTGGTCGTAGAGTCATCTTATTAATTGGGTTACCAGGTATGACTGTTTCATTAGTGATGTGCTCTATTGCCTTCCATTTCATTGGGATCACTTTCACCGGTAATGATGCTACGGTAGCAAATGGTGGGTTCTCATCTTGGGGGATTGTCATCATTGTTTTCATCATTGTGTTTGCTGCATTCTATGCCTTAGGTATTGGTACTGTTCCATGGCAACAATCTGAATTGTTTCCTCAAAATGTTAGAGGTATGGGTACTTCCTATGCTACTGCTACTAATTGGGCCGGTTCTTTAGTCATTTCATCCACATTTTTGACTAtgttacaaaatattactcCGACAGGTACTTTTGCCTTTTTCGCTGGGTTATGTTTCGTTTCCACTTGGTTCTGTTATTTCTGTTATCCAGAATTATCAGgtttagaattagaagaagtTCAAAGTCTATTAAAGGATGGGTTCAATATTAAAGCTTCAAAAGCCCTGGCCAAGAAAAGAAAGCAACAAGCTGCACAAAGGGAACATACTGAtccaattttgaaatacGAACCAACTCAAGAAGTTATTGAGCTTTGA
- the SEC20 gene encoding Sec20p (similar to Saccharomyces cerevisiae SEC20 (YDR498C); ancestral locus Anc_3.83), which produces MSTFIQLQSKLLNQLKEYAKLPDDSENTKNLSNDIVGKIFDIESLIEYQVAFVSKKYSGLKLKIKHSEDCHVCDELEINTSKMNIFDNESQQQLMAELEEILEMIGWIYEFKKQWKQIVNDNEYRRQELKKKTRRETIETEVDKVTTSSSDEREVHSYAFPKTKTETSKAQLLKTTKKLTNSLMRGNQILETGILQSDLNLDELRSQTHSITIMNEKYQQFETIFKKTNQLVKSLERASQQEKRDVYLSLAFLIMCISWVLWRRIFKLPVKLALWMLFQFFKGILLTMGLVQKTAATCM; this is translated from the coding sequence ATGAGTACATTTATCCAATTACAAAGCAAGTTATTGAaccaattaaaagaatacGCTAAACTCCCTGACGATAGTGAAAATACAAAGAATCTTTCCAATGATATTGTTGGGAAAAtctttgatattgaaagtttaattgaatatcaAGTGGCGTTTGTATCCAAGAAATACAGCGGATTAAAGTTGAAGATCAAACATAGTGAAGATTGTCATGTATGTGATGAATTAGAGATCAACACCAGTaagatgaatatttttgataatgaatCACAACAGCAATTGATGGCCGAACTCGAAGAAATTTTGGAAATGATTGGATGGATCTATGAATTCAAGAAACAATGGAAACAAATAGtcaatgataatgaatACAGAAGACAagaattgaagaaaaagacCCGTCGAGAGACCATTGAAACTGAAGTGGATAAAGTCACGACCTCTTCCTCTGATGAACGGGAAGTTCATTCTTATGCATTCCCCAAGACTAAAACGGAAACCTCCAAGGCTCAATTGTTGAAAACCACAAAGAAATTAACCAATAGTTTGATGCGGGGCAACCAGATCTTGGAGACCGGTATTCTACAGAGTGATTTGAACCTTGATGAACTACGGTCCCAGACCCATTCAATTACAATCatgaatgaaaaatatcaacaatTTGAAaccattttcaaaaaaacaaaccaATTGGTGAAATCGTTAGAAAGAGCATCacaacaagaaaaaagagATGTTTATCTCTCACTAGCGTTTCTAATCATGTGCATCAGTTGGGTATTATGGCGCCGAATCTTCAAGCTACCTGTGAAATTGGCATTATGGATGCTAttccaattctttaaaGGGATCTTATTGACAATGGGGCTGGTTCAAAAAACAGCAGCAACATGCATGTGA